The Candidatus Binatia bacterium genomic interval GCAGCGACGCGGGCGCTTGCTCGACAAAGGTGACAGCAGCGGCACCGCGGCTGAGTGCCTCGATGCCCAGAGCGCCCGTGCCGGCAAACAAGTCCAGCACCTGCGCCGATTCCAACGTGAAGCGGCTTTCCAGAATGTTGAAGAGCGCTCCCTTGACCTTGTCAGCCGTCGGCCGGAGCGCCATGCCACGTCCGGCACGCAGTCGGCGCCCTTTCGCCGTACCGGCAATGACACGCATGGCTAGCCAATAGTGAATCGCAACAACCATGGCAACGCCGGCAGCGCCCTGCATGCAGGCTCCCCAGCGCCGGGCAACACAGCGCCGCGGCAACCCTTGTGTCCCCCCCTGGCGGCGGCTAAAAGAAGGCGACGCGCATTTCCGAAGGAGGCTCTATGCGACACGTTGCTGCCATGAGTATGCTGGTGCTTCTCGCTGGTTGTGGAACGAACAGCGAGGACATGAAGAAGTTACAGGACTCGCAGCGCCAGATTCTGGCGAAGCTGGGAGACCTGGAGAAAAAGGTCGAGCAGATCTCAGCCAAACCCGCAGCACCGCAAGCGCCTCAGATCGACCCGAACAAAGTCTACAACATCCCGGCGGGGAACTCTCCCTTCAAAGGCCCGGCCGATGCTCCGGTGACCCTGGCGTTGTTCTCCGACTTCCAGTGCCCTTTCTGCTCCCAGATTCCCGGTTTGGTGGATCAACTCCTGAAAGCGTATCCGAAAGAGGTCAAGTTCGTGTATAAGGAGTTCCCGCTCGTCACCATCCACCAAAACGCGATGCCCGCCGCGCGCGCGGCTGTGGCGGCAAGCAAGCAAGGCAAGTTCTGGGAGATGCACGACAAACTTTTTGCCAACCAGCGCGCCCTGCAGGCGGACAACCTGAAGCAATACGCGAAGGACATCGGGCTCGACGCTGCCAAGTTCGAGCAAGACCTGGCTTCGCCCGACGTGCAGAAGGAGATTGACGACGACGTCAGGCTGGCCCAGCAGTCTCAGGTCAGCGGCACGCCGACGCTCTTCCTCAACGGCAAGCGGGTAACGAACCGCACCTTCGAGGGCTTGAAGCAAATGGTGGAGGAAGCCCTGAAACAGAAATCGTGACGTGTGATTCGTGACGCGTGACTCGGGAAGAGTCGACGCCGAATCACGGATTACGCCTCACGAATCACGATCATCACGTCCGATAGGCTGAGTTGAAGCGAACGTAATCCAGGCTGAGGTCTGAGGCCATTCGATACGCCTGGGCCTTGCCTGCGTGGAGGTCCAACGTCAGGGAGAATTCCGCGCGCTGGGTCACCGCAGCGGCACGCCGCTCGACTTCTCCAACGATCTCCCGCCCGCGGCGGACGACCTGTACATCATCGAGATACACATCCAGCTTCTGCGGATCGAAAACGGCCCCACTGTAGCCGGCAGCGCACACGAGACGGCCGGTGTACGGGTCACCGCCGAAGAACGCCGTCTTGCACAACGGTGAACGAGCAATGGTGTCCGCCACGCGGGCCGCATCACGGGCGTTGCGGGCGCCCCGGACAGTGATATCGACCACCTTGGTTGCACCCTCGCCGTCTTTGACGATGAGCCGCGCCAGCCGCGTCATGGCCCGTGTCACCGCCTGAGAAAACGCCGGGAAAGCACGCGAGGCCGGCGTCAGGGCAGCATTCTTTGCCAAGCCGTTTGCCATCAGCACAACGGTGTCATTGGTACTCGTATCCCCGTCGACAACAATCGCATTGAAGGAGTCCGGCAGCGCCAACTGCAGGGCTCGCCGCAAACCCGCCGCCGACACCGCCGCGTCGGTCAGGACATACGCCAGCAAGGTGGCGTGCCCGCCGGGCGTTCCGGCTACGGCCATGCGGGGAGCGATCATGCCCGCCCCCTTGGCCATGCCGACGATAGTCACCGTCGTGCCGCCGATCTCAATCGTTTCCGTGGTGAACTTCGCAAACGCGTCCGTGGTCATCATGCCTTCGAGCGCATCATGGAAGCCATCCACAGCCAGGCGTTTGCACGCCGCGCGCACGGCACGTTGGACACGAACGCGCGGCAGGGGAACACCGATACGGCCGGTTGAAGATGGGATCACCAGGTCTGCCCCGATGCGAAGTTCGCGGCTGACGATGGCGCACATCTCGCGCGCCACGGCGAGACCCTCACGGCCGGTATAGGCGTTGGCATTGCCGCTGTTCACGACAATCGCCTGCAGGCGGCCGGCGGCCAGGCGTTTGAGGCCGACCTGCACCGGTGCGGCCTGCACCCGGTTGGTCGTGAAAGCGGCGGCCGCCGCCGCTGGCACATCGGAACAGATCAGGGCCACGTCACGGGCACCACTTTCCTTCAGTCCACCGTGGACGCCGGCAAATCGGAAGCCCTGCAGGCGCACAGGCTTTCGTGGCACGCGAACTTTCATTGTCTCCTCCCGCCGGGGCGCATACCTAAGCCGAACAGCATCGGCGGTCAAATCGGCTACGCGTGACGCGCCTTGCGCCGCGAGCCTCCAATCACATATAGTTGATGCACGGAGACCCGCGCATGTTTGGAATGGGCATCGGCGAGTTACTGGTTATTTTGGTGATCATCCTGATCATCTTCGGCGCCGGGAAGCTGCCCGAGATCGGCGAAGGCGTAGGGCGTGGGATCCGGAACTTCCGCAAGGCCATCAAAACGCCGGATGAAATCGATATCACGCCGAAGAACGACGACGAAACAAAGAATCAAACTTGATGTTGCGCGGCAACGACCTGCGCGCTGAACTCCGCGGGCTCTCGGGGCGGGTCCATGAACACGATCACGAACGTTGACGACTCGCCCGGTTCGATCATGAAGCGTTTCGGGGGGCTGAGCTTCTGCAGGATCGACAGTTCACGCGGCGTAAGGTCCTTGAGCACCTTCGCCGAAATGACGTTGCCACAGTAGATGGTTTTCTCGTCCAGCGCGCGGCCGTCTCGGCCGTACAACTTCCCGGCAATCTGCACACTATGCAGGGCCACCGGCGCGGTGTTGAGGGCCTTGCCGGTGATCACGAACACGTCCTTGCCGTCCTTGATGCGCTGGTAGTTGCCCACCACGTCGGACAGCGCCACTTTGCGCCTCAGCAGGCGGTCGTCCCCCAGATGGCCAATTATCGGCAACCGTCCTATGAGCCGATCGCACAGGACCGGGCTGGCGAAGAGCGCGCGCGCCAGCAGGCCATAGGAGGCAACGACAATGCCGAGGAAGATGAAGATGGGGGTGATCGTACTTGACTCGCGGCGACGCGGTTCCCGGGCGGCAGTACGCCGGCGCGGGGCCCTCTCGACCTCATCCTGTTCCTCATCCTCCTCAATACGAGGGGGAGCCGTGCGCGTCACCATGGGCGTGTCCGCTTCCTCGGGAACATCATCGGGCAAAGAAAACTCCTCGGACTTCTCTTCCATGCCCAGGGTGTACTTCTCGTCGGGTTCGGAAACAGTGAGTTCATCGGCCGGGGCCGCCGTTTGCTCTTTCCATGCGGGTTCGTCAAAAGGTAGCGTCAGGTTCTTGTCCGCGGCTGGCGTGGCCTCCTCAGCAACGGGCGGAGCTGGTGCCGGGCGCTTTTTGGACGTTGGCGCCGGGAAAGTGCGTTGGCACCGCGAACACTTGAGCATCGGGCTCTTGCCGGTGAAACGGGCCGAATCGATCTCGTAGCTCGTAGAGCAGTATGGGCACTGAACGATCATGTCCCGACCAGGGCTGGGGGAAAATTGTATGGCGAACGAATCAAAAAGCAAAGCTCCAAGCGGCACCGTCCACGAGCTGTCGGTGGTCTTGCCCGCCTTCAATGAAGAAGCCAACGTCGAAAGGGTGGTGCGGAGCTGTGCCGCCTACCTCGACGCGCACATGCCCGACTACGAGTTGCTGGTCGTCAACGATGGTAGCCGCGACCGTACCGGCGAGATCCTGAATCGGCTGCAAGGGGAGTTTGTCCGGCTGCGCCCGTTGCACCATGCGCAAAACCAGGGGTACGGCGCCGCGTTGCGCACCGGCTTCGGCGCCGCCACCAAGCGTTTTGTCTTCTACATGGATGGCGACGGCCAGTTTGATATCGGCGACCTCGATCACTTGCTGCCTCTGGCGACTGACGAAGATCACATCGTCACCGGTTTTCGCATCGAGCGGCGGGACCCTTTCATTCGCCGCCTGAACGCCAAGCTGTTTGGTGGCTGGCTGGTGCGGATCATGCTGGGCGTCCGGGTGCGCGACCTCAACTGCGCCTTCAAGCTCATTCCGAAGAAGGTGCTGGATAATATCATCCTGGAGTCACCGGGGGCCCTCATCAATGCGGAGCTGTACGGGCGTGCCGTGCGGCGGGGATTCGGCATCAAAGAAGTCGGGGTACACCATTATCCTCGTTCCGCCGGCGTCCAGACGGGGGCCCATCTCGCGGTGATCATCCGGGCCTTTTATGATCTCTTTCGCCTGCGCCGGAAGATTCTTGCCGGTGATCAGTGATCAGGGTTCAGCAGTTCGCATCGGAGCTGAAGGCTCACAGCTGAACGCTTCTATTTCGTTCCCGGCGGCAGAATGAACTTCTCGATCCGGTGGTTCATGGTGTCGGAAACGTAGACGGCGCCTTGCTTGTCGGCGGCAATGCCGATCGGCCGGTTGAACTCTCCGCGGCCGGTGCCGCTCTTGCCCCACGAGGACACCAGGCTGCCGTTCGAATACCGTGCGCAGCGATGGTTGAAGGAGTCCGTCACCACTAGATCCGCGCCCCGCATGGCCACGTAGGGTTCGGTATAAAACTCCTCCCAGCCCGAGACGAAGTGCTCCTTCACGAACTTCCCCTGCCGGTCGAAGTACTGCATGCGGTGATTGCCGGTATCGGCGACCGCAACCTGCCCGTTGTCGTCCACCGCAATACCAACCGGTTCGATGAACTCTCCCTGTTTGGAGCCCTCGTGGCCCCAGCCTGACAGCTCTTTGCCGTTGGTGTCGAAGCTCACCACGCGCTTGTTGCCGGTGTCCGTGATGTAGACCGCACTGTTATCGGGCGCAACGGCGATGCCACGCGGCCCCCAGAGGTTGGCCTGTGCGTGCCACTCTTGGAGGAATTTGCCGCTGGCGTCGAATTTCTGGACCCGGTGGTTCCATGTATCCGCCACATACACCGAGCCATCGGGCCCGACGGCAACGCCGCACGGGTCCTTGAATTCGCCAGCCCCCTGCCCTTCGTGTCCCCAGGTCAACAGTGGTTTGCCATCGGCGCCGAGCTTCTGGATGCGGTTGTTCTTGCTGTCGACGACGTAGAGATTGCCGTTGGCGTCGGCGGCAAGTCCACGCGGCTCATTGAACTGGCCGGGAGCGGTCCCCTTCTCCCCCCACACCGCCACCGGCTCCAGCACCGACGGCCCCATGGAGTAATTTCGCGCCGCGGGAGGCGGGTTCACAGCTACCGCGGCGAAGGTCATCCCCGGTTTGACGTCTTTCAGCGCGAACATCACGGCATCGCTGGAACCCACCGGGCTGAAGGTCTCGCGGGTGAGGAGGAAGCGCACGAAATTGGTCAGATCGAGCTTGCTCCAGTCCGGTTCCCACCAGCCGCGGATCTGGAAGGGAATCCTTTCATAGCGGTCGCCCAACGCTTGATCGATGGCCTTGGCAGCTTCCGGATCGATGATCACCACAGGCGTATCAACCGTGCGCACATCGGCCGCCCAATTCACCGGGTAGTGACGCAGATACCAACTCAGGGGCCAGGTCGCGTTACCGGACACCGCCAGGCGGGTCTGCGTTCCCGTGCCGAGCGTGCGAGCGATCGCTTCGATCCGATCCATCACCTTCGTATGGATGTCGTATGTCGATTGCACGTAGGCCAGGAGCTCCGCATGGCGTTTGGCCGGCGCCTCCTCCGGATGCGGCGCATCGTAGAGATAGTTGCTCGAAATCAGGGTCCACACCGTGAGCGTCCCACACAAGGCCAACGCCAGCGCCGGCGCCGGCCGCAAGAGGGCGCGCCGCTGGATGAGCTGGCCGAACCACATGGCCGCCAGCAGCGCGGCGGGGACCAGCATCGGCACCAGAAGCCACGGCACCTTCTCCTGGGCCCAGCTGTAGAACCCGATGTTGCCCATTGCCCAGATCGTCAGGAAGCGAGTGAACCGGTCCGGGAGCCATCGCCGCATGAGCGTCGGTCCGGCCAACGCCAGCGCCATCAACAGCACCAGGGGGGCGCGGGTGGGCGCCGCAAAGAGGCACACGACGAACCCGGCGGTCGCCGCCGCCGTGGCGTACGCCAGTATACGTGTGGATGCAGGTTCCCCTGTCCGAGCGCGCAGCAAGGGCCCCAGCAGGAGCAAGAGCGCTGGGAAAAAAATCAACGGTTCGTAAGCTACGAAATGGGGGAAGTAGTACCACCAGGGCCCACCGATGCGTTTGATCTCGTGCTGTCCCCACCAGTAGCTCAGAGCCCGATTAACGGAATTCCAGTTCTTCGTATGGGTGAGTAGCGAGGTGTACAACAGGAGCCAGATCACCGCGAAGATGATGGCCGTCGTGACCAGCGGGATGAGGGCACGCCGCAGCAGCCCCGTCGTCTCACTGGTCACGCCACGCAGGGCCGTCCGCCAATCGGCCGCGTGAACGACTTCCCACACCGCCATGCTGAGCAAACTGATGAGGAAGACCGGGAACAGCGCGTACATGTCTTCCTTGGTGCAGAACGCAATCGCCAGCCCGGCGCCGGCGAGATAGAGATTGCGTGCCTGGCGTGTCTCACCGTAACGAAAGACAAAGTAGATGGCCGCCAGATTGCCGAACGCCATGTAAATGTCGTGCCGCAAAAAGCGGGTGAAATACGTCAGGCTGGGCGAGAAGGTCGCCAGCACCAGGAACGAGAGCGCCCCCCAGCGCCCGAGATAGCGCCGCAGTGGCCACGCGAAGGCGAGGAGCCCCAACCCGAATGCGACCGGGCTGAGGCGGGCGGTGAAGTCGGAGTCACCAAAGAGGCGGAGAGCGAGCGCGGTGGTGTAGTACAAGAACGGCCCGTGGTACACCGGATCGTACTCATAGGCACCGACGCCGTCTTGCGTCACCTTCCAGGAAAAGAACGCGTGGATCGATTCGTCGTGGTGATAGGGACGCACCCCAAGGAGATACAGACGCGCGAACACCGCGATGGCGAACACGGCGATGTACACACACCGCTCCAGGCTCAGGTTGCCGACGACGATCCGATCAAGAACGCTCGGAGATAGCTGCTCGCCCCGCGGGCGCGCCGCCGAGTTGGTCATGTTGCGATCAAGAGCACTCTCTGCCATAGGACCCAAATGTCACGCCGATCTCAGCCTGCGGGGAAAGATGCCCGTGTGTATATGTGGCCGGTCGCCTTGTCAACAAACGCTGCTGCAGCCCAATGAAGCTTTCCGTCGTCATCCCGGTCTTCAACGAAGCCGCGCGCATTCTCCCGTCGCTCGAGTGCCTCTTCGCCTACATGGATCAGCACCACCCCGACTACGAGGTGCTGCTGGTCGATGATGGCAGCACGGACGGCACCGCCACCCTCGTACGGCAACAGTTCGCGCGCCGCTCACAGCTGCGCATCCTGTCCTACACCGGCAACCGAGGCAAGGGCTACGCCGTGCGTTTCGGCTCCGTGCGTGCCGCGGGTGACACGGTCTTGATGACGGATGCCGATCTGTCGACGCCGATCGAAGAACTCGAGAAGCTGCTGCCGCTGCTCGCGCAAGGGTACGATCTGGTGATCGGCAGCCGGGCGCTAGCGCAGTCCGAGATCCGCAGGCGGCAGCCGTTTTACCGCGAAAGCGGCGGCAAGGTGTTCAATCTGCTGGTCCGTTTGATCGTGTTGCCAGACGTGCATGACACCCAGTGCGGTTTCAAGGTCTTCCGGCGGGAGCCGCTGTTGCCGGTCCTGGAGCAGCAGCAGATCGACGGCTTCGCTTTCGACGTCGAGATGATCGCACTGGCGCGCGCACGCGGCCTGAAGGTGGCCGAAGTGCCCGTCGTGTGGATCAACTCTCCCACGTCGCGCGTTCGCATGCGGGCCGCCCTTCGCGCCTTCGCCGATCTCGTGCTGATCCGCAGGCGAGTGCGGCAGGCGGGGACGAGGACGCAACAGGTCAGTGCGGCGCGGCCGGACGCACCCAACTAGTGTCATGAGTCGCAACTTCCTTGAAGATATCTTTTGGAATGAACCGTTCGTCGAGGTTCCCCTCCTTACCAAGGAGGGGCCAGGGGAGGTTGGAAAGCTGACGGTGTCGACGGCTGGCGATGGGATGACGACCTGCCGGGGTTCGGCCTGCGCGTACCCCCGTCCGGCGTCAAAACGCTGCGGCCGAAGCCGTGGGCGCCCGCCTTGCAGCGGCGATGGCACGGCAGAGCAAGAAAGCCGATAATGTGGTAACCTTCGAGCGTAAAGCATCGCAACCGAAGCGAGGGTGAGCAATGGCGGATCATACCTACACCGTGAGAGCCGAATGGGACGGCGAGGAGGCAACATGGGTTGCGGAAGGCGAAGACGTGCCGGGCCTGGTGACCGGTGCCGATACCTTCGAAGCGCTCGTTGAGAAACTCCGGGTGATGGTGCCGGAGATGCTGGAGCTCAATGGCGTGCTGTCGGCGGAGGAAGCGGCTGCCGCGCGCTTCACGGTGATTGCCCACCGTACCGAGCACGCCCGCGCTGTGGCGTAGGTGGCGGACTACACTCCGGAGTTGAAGCGCCTCTTGCGCTCCGCTGGTTGCCGCTTCGAGCGTAACGGGAAGGGCAATCACGAAATCTGGTTCAGCCCGATCACCGAGCACCGGTTCCCGGTCGACGGCAAGATCAAGTCACGGCATTGGGCCAACATCGTGCTGAAGCAAGCGGGGTTGCCGAAACAGTTCTGAAGTCTGCGGCGAGCGGCCAAGACGGTTCGGCCGGTTCTTCACCGCCTAGTTTTGCGGCTATACGTCCAGGACTACCGTCGCCTCCCACCCGCCATTTGTCCGCCGCATATCCAACCGATGCAAGGTCACGGCCTTCACGTCAGCCGACAACTCATGACGGATCGGATCAATACGTTCGCCCTCCAGCGTCGCATCCACCACCCAGCGGCCAGCCTGCTGCATGATGCGGACGCTGGTGGGTCGCAGCAGGAGTTGTTCGGTGTCCTTGTGGTAGATGAGCTCCTCCAGAAACTTGAGCAGCGCCAGGTCCAGCGCTTCGTGTTCGACGTGGAGTCCACGCCGTTCCCGCAGCCGCAACGCCGCAGCGTTGGCCAGCATCACCTCCAGGGTCGCCGCAGCCGCGGCCGTAAAGCATTCTTCCCGCGTTGCCCCGGAGGCAATGAACCCGACATCCGCGGTGAACGCCTCTTCAAGAAAGCGGTAAGGCATCCGCGTCAACCCTTGACGCTACCCACCGGTGTCGCCCGCTGAGGCAGGGCCGAACGGGCAGCGCCTGGAGCACCCATGCCCATGAGCCTACCATCACCGGCTGGCATCGCAACAACCCTGCCGCGAGTTGGTGCCGGCCCTGGAGCTGTGCATCCGGCGGATTCAATGTCAACCGGAGTCGGAGGAAGATGATGAGTGCCAAACAGCCGTGCCACTTATCCTCGACAACGTCCGAACCTTCGAAACCTAAGCCGACGCGAAACCGGTCGACCTCGTGGAGCCGCCACGCGGCGTCGGCATGCATGAGACGGCGCTCCGCGCGGATTTGTGTTACGATGCGGCGATGGTAGACAAGGTGAAAAAGCCCAAGGTAGTCCGCACCCAGCAAGAGAGCGAAGACACAACGCGGCCTGTGAACCCTGATGAGGATGATGCGCTCATCCTAGCAGGTGGGCTCGCTGTACTTCCCATGCTTTTCCGTCGTCGCCCTCCTTCACGCACTCGACCCCGGTCTTGATCGTGCCGCACCACCATGAGCCGCAGATTCCCCTCGCCCTGGAGGCCGTGGTCACACGCCTCGGAGAGCTCGAGGTCGTTTTGGGAACGCAGGTCGCCCCGACGCTGGCGGCCGTGCGGGCCACCTTGGTAGCCGCCATGAGCGCACGTGACCGGGGCGACGTACCGGCCGCAATCGGACACATCGGGCAAGCGATGGATCGGCTCACGGCCCTGGCGGATCAGCTCGATCCCGCGGAAGCCACGCTCATGCGGGCGCTCGCCGGCACCTTCCGCGCGGCCTTGCTGCAGGGTGACGAATCCCGGGTCAAAGAGACGGCTGCGACGATGTTCCAGAAGTCGGGGGCCGTGGAACGGACGAAGAACTGAAAGGGTTCCAGGGTTCCAGGGTTCCGGGGTTCCGGGGTAACTGATCTGATCCGGAGAACGCCGACCCGAACCCTCGAACCCTTGACCCCTCACCTACAGCGATACGTCTTTTGCATTGCCGTTCTGCTCTGCTCGGCAGTGCCGCTTTCTGTTCGAGGAGGCGAGTTCTCCGGTTTCGGGCCGATACCGGTCCGAAACTTTCAGCCGATCCAGTTGATCTTTCTCAACCTGCCGTTTGAGCGCGCCCGGGTGCTGCAACCAGGGGAGTTCACGCTGTATCTCGAATCGGTCGAATCCAACGAAATCGCCACCAACCAAGACACCATCGATGCGCTGCTGAAGTTCGAAACCAATCGGACGGTGCTGGGCGGGAGTCTGAGCCCGGCGCGCAACCTGGAGCTGGGGCTGGGCGTGCCCTTCATTTCGCGGTTCGGCGGTTTCCTTGACCCGTTCATCAACGGCATCGAAGACGTCTTCCAGACGTCCAACCCCGAACGGCACTTGTTCCCCGACAACACCTTCGGCGACTTCTCTGTCCGCCGTGGAGATGTGCCGCTGTTCCAAGGCAGGAAGCAGCAGTTCGAATTGGGAGATGTCTGGGCCAGTGCCAAGTACGAAGCCTGGCACGCGCCCGGCCTGCCGATCGTCGCTGTACGTGGGGCCTTCAAAGCTCCCACGGGACGCGCCAGCGGAGTCTTCGGCAGCGGCAAACCTGATTTTGGGTTGGGCGTGGCCACCGAGTACCAGTTTCTGGACTGGCTCATCGCCTACGGCAATCTCAACGTCACCTACCCGGTCGGCCCGAT includes:
- a CDS encoding thioredoxin domain-containing protein, with product MRHVAAMSMLVLLAGCGTNSEDMKKLQDSQRQILAKLGDLEKKVEQISAKPAAPQAPQIDPNKVYNIPAGNSPFKGPADAPVTLALFSDFQCPFCSQIPGLVDQLLKAYPKEVKFVYKEFPLVTIHQNAMPAARAAVAASKQGKFWEMHDKLFANQRALQADNLKQYAKDIGLDAAKFEQDLASPDVQKEIDDDVRLAQQSQVSGTPTLFLNGKRVTNRTFEGLKQMVEEALKQKS
- the argJ gene encoding bifunctional glutamate N-acetyltransferase/amino-acid acetyltransferase ArgJ is translated as MKVRVPRKPVRLQGFRFAGVHGGLKESGARDVALICSDVPAAAAAAFTTNRVQAAPVQVGLKRLAAGRLQAIVVNSGNANAYTGREGLAVAREMCAIVSRELRIGADLVIPSSTGRIGVPLPRVRVQRAVRAACKRLAVDGFHDALEGMMTTDAFAKFTTETIEIGGTTVTIVGMAKGAGMIAPRMAVAGTPGGHATLLAYVLTDAAVSAAGLRRALQLALPDSFNAIVVDGDTSTNDTVVLMANGLAKNAALTPASRAFPAFSQAVTRAMTRLARLIVKDGEGATKVVDITVRGARNARDAARVADTIARSPLCKTAFFGGDPYTGRLVCAAGYSGAVFDPQKLDVYLDDVQVVRRGREIVGEVERRAAAVTQRAEFSLTLDLHAGKAQAYRMASDLSLDYVRFNSAYRT
- a CDS encoding twin-arginine translocase TatA/TatE family subunit gives rise to the protein MFGMGIGELLVILVIILIIFGAGKLPEIGEGVGRGIRNFRKAIKTPDEIDITPKNDDETKNQT
- a CDS encoding DUF3426 domain-containing protein, coding for MEEKSEEFSLPDDVPEEADTPMVTRTAPPRIEEDEEQDEVERAPRRRTAAREPRRRESSTITPIFIFLGIVVASYGLLARALFASPVLCDRLIGRLPIIGHLGDDRLLRRKVALSDVVGNYQRIKDGKDVFVITGKALNTAPVALHSVQIAGKLYGRDGRALDEKTIYCGNVISAKVLKDLTPRELSILQKLSPPKRFMIEPGESSTFVIVFMDPPREPAEFSAQVVAAQHQV
- a CDS encoding glycosyltransferase family 2 protein yields the protein MANESKSKAPSGTVHELSVVLPAFNEEANVERVVRSCAAYLDAHMPDYELLVVNDGSRDRTGEILNRLQGEFVRLRPLHHAQNQGYGAALRTGFGAATKRFVFYMDGDGQFDIGDLDHLLPLATDEDHIVTGFRIERRDPFIRRLNAKLFGGWLVRIMLGVRVRDLNCAFKLIPKKVLDNIILESPGALINAELYGRAVRRGFGIKEVGVHHYPRSAGVQTGAHLAVIIRAFYDLFRLRRKILAGDQ
- a CDS encoding flippase activity-associated protein Agl23, yielding MAESALDRNMTNSAARPRGEQLSPSVLDRIVVGNLSLERCVYIAVFAIAVFARLYLLGVRPYHHDESIHAFFSWKVTQDGVGAYEYDPVYHGPFLYYTTALALRLFGDSDFTARLSPVAFGLGLLAFAWPLRRYLGRWGALSFLVLATFSPSLTYFTRFLRHDIYMAFGNLAAIYFVFRYGETRQARNLYLAGAGLAIAFCTKEDMYALFPVFLISLLSMAVWEVVHAADWRTALRGVTSETTGLLRRALIPLVTTAIIFAVIWLLLYTSLLTHTKNWNSVNRALSYWWGQHEIKRIGGPWWYYFPHFVAYEPLIFFPALLLLLGPLLRARTGEPASTRILAYATAAATAGFVVCLFAAPTRAPLVLLMALALAGPTLMRRWLPDRFTRFLTIWAMGNIGFYSWAQEKVPWLLVPMLVPAALLAAMWFGQLIQRRALLRPAPALALALCGTLTVWTLISSNYLYDAPHPEEAPAKRHAELLAYVQSTYDIHTKVMDRIEAIARTLGTGTQTRLAVSGNATWPLSWYLRHYPVNWAADVRTVDTPVVIIDPEAAKAIDQALGDRYERIPFQIRGWWEPDWSKLDLTNFVRFLLTRETFSPVGSSDAVMFALKDVKPGMTFAAVAVNPPPAARNYSMGPSVLEPVAVWGEKGTAPGQFNEPRGLAADANGNLYVVDSKNNRIQKLGADGKPLLTWGHEGQGAGEFKDPCGVAVGPDGSVYVADTWNHRVQKFDASGKFLQEWHAQANLWGPRGIAVAPDNSAVYITDTGNKRVVSFDTNGKELSGWGHEGSKQGEFIEPVGIAVDDNGQVAVADTGNHRMQYFDRQGKFVKEHFVSGWEEFYTEPYVAMRGADLVVTDSFNHRCARYSNGSLVSSWGKSGTGRGEFNRPIGIAADKQGAVYVSDTMNHRIEKFILPPGTK
- a CDS encoding dolichyl-phosphate beta-glucosyltransferase, translating into MKLSVVIPVFNEAARILPSLECLFAYMDQHHPDYEVLLVDDGSTDGTATLVRQQFARRSQLRILSYTGNRGKGYAVRFGSVRAAGDTVLMTDADLSTPIEELEKLLPLLAQGYDLVIGSRALAQSEIRRRQPFYRESGGKVFNLLVRLIVLPDVHDTQCGFKVFRREPLLPVLEQQQIDGFAFDVEMIALARARGLKVAEVPVVWINSPTSRVRMRAALRAFADLVLIRRRVRQAGTRTQQVSAARPDAPN
- a CDS encoding DUF1902 domain-containing protein → MADHTYTVRAEWDGEEATWVAEGEDVPGLVTGADTFEALVEKLRVMVPEMLELNGVLSAEEAAAARFTVIAHRTEHARAVA
- a CDS encoding type II toxin-antitoxin system HicA family toxin, which gives rise to MADYTPELKRLLRSAGCRFERNGKGNHEIWFSPITEHRFPVDGKIKSRHWANIVLKQAGLPKQF
- a CDS encoding archease; its protein translation is MPYRFLEEAFTADVGFIASGATREECFTAAAAATLEVMLANAAALRLRERRGLHVEHEALDLALLKFLEELIYHKDTEQLLLRPTSVRIMQQAGRWVVDATLEGERIDPIRHELSADVKAVTLHRLDMRRTNGGWEATVVLDV
- a CDS encoding DUF3187 family protein, giving the protein MPLSVRGGEFSGFGPIPVRNFQPIQLIFLNLPFERARVLQPGEFTLYLESVESNEIATNQDTIDALLKFETNRTVLGGSLSPARNLELGLGVPFISRFGGFLDPFINGIEDVFQTSNPERHLFPDNTFGDFSVRRGDVPLFQGRKQQFELGDVWASAKYEAWHAPGLPIVAVRGAFKAPTGRASGVFGSGKPDFGLGVATEYQFLDWLIAYGNLNVTYPVGPITPGHLTLNPMLTEGVAGEARLWRQLSFVLQQETYTSPLHGTGARLLDGTVVELTLGLNFAWNPFLFQLAAVDNISPVVSAADFSVLLRMTYQR